A single window of Methylobacterium nodulans ORS 2060 DNA harbors:
- a CDS encoding LysR family transcriptional regulator, with amino-acid sequence MDRFGEMLVFVRAVEDGGFSAAGRSLTMTPSAVSKLIGRLENRLGVTLFHRASRTVTLTAEGEAFYTSALRAIEAIEEAEASVFGGRAAKGTLRIRSMPTFATHQLAPLVPAFRRLHPALRLDFVLSMEPGNLLDGGVDVAIHVGELADSSLVARRFSSTRWIICAAPAYLAARGIPTSLADLAAHECLNFPTTAPWSIWSVRDGPGTLRRLKPAGSVAANQGQMLLAMARAGAGIVRLAEFHIVGDLRSGRLVELLPEHHSGAEDPIYALYSSRRYLSQRIRVFLEFLDASFSQGPPAWRRTDAERVAPAAREGQRVTHPGSPGHAGAR; translated from the coding sequence GTGGATCGCTTCGGAGAGATGCTCGTCTTCGTGCGGGCCGTGGAGGATGGCGGGTTCTCCGCGGCCGGGCGCAGCCTGACGATGACGCCCTCGGCGGTGAGCAAGCTCATCGGGCGCCTGGAGAACCGGCTCGGCGTGACGCTGTTTCACCGCGCCTCGCGCACCGTCACGCTCACCGCCGAGGGGGAGGCCTTCTACACCTCGGCCCTGCGGGCGATCGAGGCGATCGAGGAGGCGGAAGCCTCCGTGTTCGGCGGACGGGCGGCGAAAGGCACGCTGCGCATCCGCTCGATGCCGACCTTCGCGACGCATCAGCTCGCGCCGCTGGTGCCGGCCTTCCGCCGCCTGCACCCGGCCCTGCGGCTCGACTTCGTGCTCAGCATGGAGCCGGGCAACCTGCTCGACGGAGGCGTCGACGTGGCGATCCATGTCGGCGAACTCGCCGATTCCTCGCTCGTCGCGCGCCGCTTCTCCAGCACGCGCTGGATCATCTGTGCGGCGCCGGCCTATCTGGCGGCGCGCGGCATCCCGACGAGCCTCGCGGACCTTGCCGCGCACGAGTGCCTGAACTTTCCCACGACCGCGCCCTGGAGCATCTGGAGCGTCCGCGACGGGCCCGGGACGCTGCGGCGGCTCAAGCCGGCCGGCAGCGTTGCCGCGAACCAGGGCCAGATGCTGCTCGCCATGGCGCGGGCGGGCGCCGGCATCGTGCGGCTGGCCGAGTTCCATATCGTCGGGGACCTGCGATCGGGCCGCCTCGTCGAGCTTCTTCCGGAGCACCACAGCGGGGCCGAGGACCCGATCTACGCGCTCTACAGCAGCCGGCGGTACCTCAGCCAGCGGATCCGGGTCTTCCTGGAGTTCCTGGACGCCTCGTTCTCGCAGGGTCCGCCGGCTTGGCGGCGAACGGATGCCGAGCGCGTCGCTCCGGCGGCGCGGGAAGGACAACGCGTGACCCATCCCGGCTCTCCCGGACATGCCGGCGCCCGCTGA
- a CDS encoding LysR substrate-binding domain-containing protein: MPLSRLPLNALRAFEVTARLGSMSAAATELGVTHGAVSRHIKALEVQFGLPLLERLPRAVALTQEGAQLAASLGEAFDQIHLAVSRVQPGPLTLSCSATIMMYWLIPRLETFKQNNPNIELRLNISFGEVDFIRDEISVAIRNSMYRPPATARAKRLIIEEIGPVCHPDYASRLGLESPDDLARARILATATRPNAWIEWAEAIGRRNLGVVPHESYGHFYLVIQAAACGLGLALAPRLLVESEIRAGHLVAPFGFTPGPHRLELWIAEHLQSRTDLKCLVGWLENEMKRSACQ, encoded by the coding sequence ATGCCGCTGTCCCGCCTGCCGCTGAACGCCCTGCGGGCCTTCGAGGTCACCGCTCGCCTCGGCAGCATGAGCGCGGCCGCGACTGAGCTCGGCGTCACGCATGGCGCCGTGAGCCGTCATATCAAGGCGCTCGAAGTGCAGTTCGGCCTGCCTCTGCTGGAGCGACTCCCGCGCGCCGTGGCGCTGACCCAGGAGGGCGCGCAGCTCGCAGCCAGCCTCGGCGAGGCTTTCGACCAGATCCACCTTGCGGTCTCGCGCGTTCAGCCCGGGCCGCTGACCCTGTCGTGCTCAGCCACCATCATGATGTACTGGCTGATCCCGCGGCTCGAAACCTTCAAGCAGAATAATCCGAATATCGAGCTGCGCCTCAACATCAGCTTCGGCGAGGTCGACTTCATCCGCGACGAAATCAGCGTGGCGATCCGCAACAGCATGTACCGCCCGCCGGCGACGGCCCGGGCGAAACGACTGATCATCGAGGAGATCGGCCCGGTCTGCCATCCGGACTACGCGTCCCGCCTCGGCCTGGAGAGTCCCGATGACTTGGCACGGGCCCGGATCCTGGCGACGGCTACGCGGCCGAATGCCTGGATCGAGTGGGCGGAGGCGATCGGCCGCCGCAATCTCGGCGTCGTCCCGCACGAGAGCTACGGCCATTTCTATCTCGTCATCCAGGCCGCGGCCTGTGGGCTGGGGCTCGCGCTGGCCCCTCGTCTCCTCGTCGAGAGCGAGATCCGAGCCGGACATCTCGTGGCGCCGTTCGGCTTCACGCCCGGCCCGCATCGCCTGGAGCTGTGGATCGCCGAGCATCTGCAGTCCCGGACGGACCTGAAATGCTTGGTCGGCTGGCTCGAGAACGAGATGAAGCGCTCGGCTTGCCAATAA
- a CDS encoding flavin-containing monooxygenase, with the protein MGNPRAETIEAEPVRRYDAIIVGAGFSGLYQLHLLRDRLGMSVRVLEAADDIGGTWYWNRYPGARCDSESYYYSYSFSRELEEEWEWTERYPEHGEIRRYLGHVAERFQLRRDIQLRTRVTGAAFDDAANRWTIATQNGERFEAQFLITAVGCLSTANVPAIPGLEDFAGEWYHTGRWPHEGVDFAGKRVGLIGTGSTGIQAAPVIAEQAAHLTVFQRTANYSVPARNGPMDAEFRAWVRANSEALRRKARESTNGHPFDVSERSALDVSPQEREAIYEAAWERGGLRFRAAFRDILLDKDANETASEFIRAKIRSIVKDPEVAAKLTPTDHLFATKRPPIDTNYFETFNRDNVLLVDLKAAPIEAITPEGVRTRDATYPLDIIVFATGFDALTGPLLALDIRGSGGRPLKEVWEAGPRSYLGLQTPGFPNLFTITGPGSPSVLTNMPVAIEQHAEWIAQCIAHLRDAGLKRIEAMPEATDAWVAHVNEAAQATLLPMASSSWYLGANVPGKPRVFMPYAGGMARYRTICEQVASQGYEGFALR; encoded by the coding sequence ATGGGGAATCCGCGCGCGGAGACCATCGAGGCCGAACCCGTTCGGCGGTACGACGCGATCATCGTCGGCGCCGGCTTCTCGGGCCTGTATCAGCTCCACCTGCTGCGCGACCGGCTCGGGATGTCGGTGCGGGTGCTCGAGGCGGCCGACGACATCGGCGGCACTTGGTATTGGAACCGCTATCCGGGGGCGCGCTGCGATTCGGAGAGCTACTACTATTCCTATTCGTTCTCGCGCGAGCTGGAGGAGGAATGGGAGTGGACCGAACGCTACCCCGAGCACGGCGAGATCCGGCGCTATCTCGGCCACGTGGCCGAGCGCTTCCAGCTTCGCCGCGACATCCAGCTGCGCACCCGCGTCACCGGGGCGGCCTTCGATGATGCGGCGAACCGCTGGACGATCGCCACGCAGAACGGTGAGCGGTTCGAGGCGCAGTTCCTGATCACCGCCGTCGGCTGCCTCTCGACCGCCAACGTCCCGGCCATCCCGGGCCTCGAGGACTTCGCGGGCGAGTGGTACCACACCGGCCGCTGGCCGCACGAGGGCGTCGATTTCGCGGGCAAGCGGGTCGGGCTGATCGGCACCGGCTCGACGGGCATCCAGGCGGCCCCGGTGATCGCCGAGCAGGCGGCGCATCTCACGGTTTTCCAGCGCACCGCCAATTACAGCGTGCCGGCCCGCAACGGCCCGATGGACGCGGAATTCCGGGCCTGGGTCAGGGCGAATTCCGAGGCGCTCCGCCGCAAGGCCCGCGAGTCGACCAACGGCCATCCCTTCGACGTCTCGGAGCGCTCCGCCCTCGACGTCTCGCCGCAGGAGCGCGAGGCCATCTACGAGGCGGCCTGGGAGCGGGGCGGCCTGCGCTTTCGCGCGGCGTTCCGGGACATCCTTCTCGACAAGGACGCCAACGAGACGGCCTCCGAGTTCATCCGCGCCAAGATCCGCAGCATCGTCAAGGACCCGGAGGTGGCCGCGAAGCTGACCCCCACCGACCATCTCTTCGCCACCAAGCGCCCGCCGATCGACACCAACTACTTCGAGACGTTCAACCGCGACAACGTCCTGCTGGTCGATCTCAAGGCGGCGCCGATCGAGGCGATCACGCCCGAGGGCGTGCGCACCCGCGACGCGACCTATCCGCTCGACATCATCGTCTTCGCCACGGGCTTCGACGCGCTCACCGGCCCACTCCTCGCTCTCGACATCCGGGGCAGCGGCGGACGGCCGCTGAAGGAGGTCTGGGAAGCGGGCCCGCGCAGCTATCTGGGCCTGCAGACGCCGGGCTTCCCGAACCTGTTCACCATCACGGGCCCGGGCAGCCCCTCGGTGCTGACCAACATGCCGGTCGCCATCGAGCAGCACGCGGAATGGATCGCACAATGCATCGCGCATCTGCGCGATGCGGGGCTGAAGCGGATCGAGGCGATGCCCGAGGCGACCGACGCCTGGGTCGCGCATGTCAACGAGGCGGCGCAGGCCACGCTGCTGCCGATGGCGAGCAGCTCCTGGTATCTCGGCGCCAACGTGCCCGGCAAGCCGCGGGTCTTCATGCCCTATGCGGGCGGCATGGCCCGCTACCGCACCATCTGCGAGCAGGTCGCGAGCCAGGGCTACGAGGGATTCGCGCTGCGCTGA